Below is a genomic region from Rhinolophus sinicus isolate RSC01 linkage group LG11, ASM3656204v1, whole genome shotgun sequence.
CTTCGACCCCATCATCCAGGATCGGCATGGGGGCTACAAACCCACCGACAAGCACAAGACTGACCTCAACCATGAGAACCTCAAGGTTGGCTGCCCccggggggtggtggtggtggaggcaaGGCATGGGGAAAATAGGGCAGAGGGGCGAGGAGGAGACAGGGagaaggacagaggcagagagacacagagaaggactgaggtgggaggggcactcagaaagacagagatggagacaCAGGGAATgggacagagagaagacagacaggaagagagggaagggggaagagaaaaagggaggagagagagagggaaggcaggCACAAAGTAGACacaggaaagggagaaacagagatACAGAGAGGACGGAGAGAGTCAGCAatgggagaagagacagagagcgaGATACAGGGGACTGAgtcagagagacagggagagtaATAGACAGAGATGAAGGGAAACAGAAATGGGGAGATGAACTGGGGAAAGAAAGGTgtggagaaaaaaactgagatagATGAGGAGatgggacagagacagagatggagagagaaagaagggagagacaaaggcaggagagacagaggcagggagggcagtGGGGAAGGAGGAGCCAAAGGAAGCAGCAGAGAGCCAGAGGGAACTGGACATGACACCCACCTGCCCTCCAGGGTGGAGATGACCTGGACCCCAACTACGTGCTCAGCAGCCGCGTCCGCACAGGCCGCAGCATCAAGGGCTACACGCTGCCCCCCCACTGCTCCCGCGGTGAGCGCCGGGCCGTGGAGAAACTCTCAGTGGAAGGTGAgagctcccaccccacccattgCTAAGGTCACCCAGCTCTGGCTCTGCTCCACCACGGGCAGGTCCCTGGCCCCCTTTGGTCCTTCATTTCCCCAAACATGAAAGTGCTTGGTATATCATGGGTGCTTGGTGACAGCTGGCAGCATTCCCCCTCGTGGAAGTCTGGGGGTTCTGTCAAGACTTGAGGCACTCTGAGCAGATCCATGCAGACACCTAGTTGCACCAGGGTCCTGACATCCAGTCAGCCAGCAAACATTTATGGTTGATCTGGCTCTGTATGGGCACCTGGGGCTTTCATGATGAATAAAATGGACAATGTTGCTGCTCTCACAGAGCTGTCAGCCtggtgaaatgaaaagaaacacagaaaccAACAAAACAAGATAATTCCAAAATGCCATGAAGCCAAGAAATAAGGGGTGTGGCAGAGAATGACCGGGGTACTTCCTTAGGAAGGAGGTGAGACCTGATTGACAGGAAGGGAGAATTACAGCAGgtggaacagcaagtgcaaaggccctgaggtgggaaggaATAGCAAGGAGACCACTGTggctggggctgaggggtggagatgaggtcagaggggTGTGGGTGGCCAGGTTGGGCAGAGCCTTATGGGTTGTCCAGAGGGCTTTGGCTTTGACTCTGAGAGAGGGGGAAGCCATGGGAGGGTGGTGAGCAGAGGAAGGACCGGTTCAGACTTACATGGAGCCCTCTGGCTGCTGAGTAAGGAACAGACTGTGGGTGAAGGAGCAGAGAGACAGTGAGGGGGTTACAATGGTCCAGGTGAAGGGTGAGGGATAGCAACGGGCTGAGGAGAAAAATGTTTTGGAAGTAGAATCATCAGGGCTTGTGTTGttctgataaatgtttaacaactggctctcgAAAAAAATAGCTCTGATTTGCAGCGATAGCCAATTTCTGTCATGTAAATTCTCCTACCATGGCCAATTTTAAGCTATTCATGTGACATCATCATACAGAGATGGGAAGAGATGCATGGGAGCACATCATCATATAGTGTTTCCACCACACAGATACGATAGAGGAAGATAACTTCAAAAACATAGATGATAggaaatgtagtaaaataattaggaaatgacagttttgagtatttattacctttgttttaaatataatttatttaatttgtaagtttatctaatttattttaataatatagtatatgtGTATAGTATATGAGATACAttatatagaatattatataaataatgtataaaatgtatataaataaatacaggggtgtcaaaaaatgtatacacattttaagagatgataTCAATGTATTAGCTAcattttcgaagttgaattgaattacggtagcgaTGTGTAGTATGATggtcactcaaaagatggcgtcaGTCAAATGAATGCTGGCGTCACCGTGCGACAAGCAGGAGcgtcaaagaaaatggtggacGCACAGTTGTCGTTCGAGGAGCGCAacccattttgaagtggtatctGAAATTCGAGAATgttgtggaagtacaatgacaatggaggcgtgagtctgcaacagaacctccaacacgcctgACAATTGCACGCatttgtgataagtttgagacgcaCGGTCCTGTGTGAGGAAATTGAAACGTGTAGCGATACAAGTGGAagctttggtcaacgttgctcaagccgtagttcgccataatcagaagttctggatgctgatggtaaccactttgagcacctcttgtaattgcaggagtcaaatgtgacttgtgttcatcttttgttatcggtatacgttgagtattacaattttaatacagttgttttcctttcttaaaatgtatatacattttttggtaccctctgtatatgtgttatataaatattatacatatatacaaatatacttattatacacattatatatttattacacatatgaatatatacaaatgcCAAATAcactatattataataatttttactgaTGACTCCCCAAATTCCTGAGACTTTGACTATCTGTCCTGCCAACGAGTAGATGCCGGCACCAGCACACTATTGCTTGCAGGTGGATTGGATGTGAGGCTCGAGGAAAGGGGAGAATCCTGTTTTCTGGCTTGAGCACATGGTGTGGCTGTTGGGGGAGAGTTGGGGGGGCGCTGGGCAGACAGGAGAGGAGCACATTTGGGGGCTCATGAATTTGGGTTTAGACACAGTATTCAGGCACCTTTAGGACATCCACAAGGCCCAGGCCCATCACAGGCAGCAGCGTGGGGTCCCTGGGTTCTCCACACCCTGCTTCATGGGGGGCAGGCTAAACTGCTGACGGTTCCTTCTTGTGGCCTCTTAGCCCTCAACAGCCTGACTGGCGAGTTCAAGGGGAAATACTACCCTCTGAAGAGCATGAcagagcaggagcagcagcagcttaTCGACGACCACTTCCTGTTTGACAAGCCCGTGTCCCCGCTGCTGCTGGCCTCAGGCATGGCCCGAGACTGGCCCGACGCCCGGGGCATCTGGTAAGAACCCCTGCTCCaaggcctcccctccccacagcctcctCCAGTCCCCGCACAaccctcctctttcctccaccAAAATTAAGACCATAAAAGTAATTATATTTCCAACCAGAAAATGATCATGCCCTCTATGCCGGCCTACCCTGTGGTTTATGTGTCACATTTTGGGAAACTTGGACCAGAGAAGAGGCAGTGAGGACATAGACTTGACCAAGACTCTGTGGGTTAAAATCCCagtcctgccacttactagctgtgtgacattgggcacattatttaaagctttttttgCCCcggtttccccatctataaaaatGCAGATCACAATAATTCATAGCTGTTGGGGTTCTTGTAAGGAttaatgagttaatttatgtaaagAATTTAAAGCAGCGCCTgctatatagtaagtgctcagtacatCGTGGCTATTAGTATGATCTTTATTACTATTGTTGCTAATTAGGCTTTTAATGAATCTTTGAATCCCTGATTCTAATagtcaaagatttaaaaagatcTTGAGAAACTGGTTTCAAACGATTTGGAGAGTGTAGGTTCTAAGATTTACAGATGGGATGATTTTAAGAtttcaagattttaaatatttttatgttctaaGATTCCACTAATTTTAGATTCTGTGATTCCATGGTTTCAAACATTTCCAGCTCCTAAAGTTTCATGGTTCCAAGACTGTTTCTGGGATGTCACAATGTGATAGGAAGATTCTTGGGTCCTGAAACCAGATGTAGGATTTCCAAGATTTATCAATTATGATTCCAAGCTTCTGATTCTAAGAGTCTATAATTTAATGCTGTTCAACGACCTAAGATCCTAAAAGTCCTTGATCCCCAAAGTAGAGATTTTACAGATCCTGTGATAGTCTACAGATGCGAGCTTCTGTGATTCTGAGAAAGCAGATGCCACCACCTAACACTCCTCAGCCCGCTGCCCCGTGGCGGTGGGTATGTTTGCGAGAGGGCGGGGAATGGGGTTCCCGCGAAGCTGATTCCTGGCCTCTTGCTGCGCCCCACCCTAGGCACAACGACAACAAGAGCTTCCTGGTGTGGGTCAACGAGGAGGACCACCTCCGAGTCATCTCCATGGAGAAGGGGGGCAACATGAAGGAGGTTTTCCGCCGCTTTTGCGTGGGGCTGCAGAAGGTGGGTGCCTGCCCCTGCGGGCTGACTTCTGACTCTACTTTGAACGCCCCATGCCCTTCCCAAGGCCCAGTTCTTCGGAACCCGGTTCCTCCCCACACACTAGCCCCGCCCCTCAGGCACGCCTCATTCGCTTTCCAAGGCCCTGCCCCCCGGCTCCATCCCTATACTCAAGACCCGCCTCCAAAGCGTCTTCAAGTCCATCCCGCTCAGAATCCTGCGGTAGTCCGTGTGGTCGGATGCCTCCTCTCAGAATCTCATCCCTCCGGGTTTCCCCGCCGCGACCCCGCAGAACCCTCTCCTACCCATTTCCTCACGCCGTCCGGCTTGCAGGTGTATTTGGGGGTGCCCGCTGGTGCTGACCCCTGGTTGTCTCCCCCTACCTCAGATTGAGGAGATCTTCAAGAAAGCCGGCCACCCCTTCATGTGGAATGAGCATCTGGGTTACGTGCTCACCTGCCCATCCAATCTGGGCACCGGGCTGCGTGGAGGCGTGCACGTGAAGCTAGCGCAGCTGAGCAAGCATCCCAAGTTCGAGGAGATCCTTGGCCGTCTGCGCCTGCAGAAGCGGGGCACAGGTGCGGCCCCGCCTCCTGCACCGCGGCGTCGGGGGCGGGCCATTTGAGGCGGGGAGAGGGGAGGTGGGGCATTCCCCCGAGTCCTGAGGGTCGGCATGGGCTGCCCCTCTGTGagcctgtttcttcctctttaaatGGGCCTTATCTCATAGGAGTCAATATGATATCATCATGgttatataatatacattgtGTATGTCCCTGGCCCACTACCGGCCTCAGTGTCCCACCTATAAAGGGGAGATGTtaggattggaacccaggcagCCCGGCTCCAGGGCTCACTTTCTTATCCACcatgtatatttttttgttgGATGATAGAGAGGTGAGGTTCCCAAAGCTGGAGACTTGCGCCCGCGAGTAGACAGCCATTTAGGAGGCTCTGCGTGCGCGTAACTTGTttacacatagtaggcattcaatacatGTGTGTGTCGCGGTTGACACGGGGACAGCGTTCGGGGCTCCGCTCCTGTACCTCTGCTCCCTCTTCACgctcctgcctcctgcttccaCAGGTGGCGTGGACACAGCTGCCGTGGGCTCAGTGTTCGACGTGTCCAACGCCGATCGGCTGGGCTCGTCTGAGGTAGAACAGGTGCAGCTGGTGGTGGATGGTGTGAAGCTCATGGTGGAGATGGAGAAGAAGCTGGAAAAGGGCCAGTCCATCGACGACATGATCCCCGCCCAGAAATAGGCTCCCAGCCTGCCCGCCGCCGACTGCTGGAGCCCCAGCCAAAGGGAGGACCCGGCCCACCGGAGGCACGCCCCTTCATCCCTTGCCCCGCCCCTTTCCCCTGGAGGCCCGCCTATAATGGTTGGCTCAACAGAGGGCTCTATCCAACCTTGTTGGAGTTCCAATTGCTACCAGAGTTCCAACCAATGGGCTCCATCCTCTgggttctggccaatgagaaaCCTCCCTCACACTCACCTCTCCTTTTTCCAGAGCTCTGCTTACTAGTAGGAGCTAATGGAGAGCGCCCTGCACATCTGGAGCTCATGTTTTTTCTCCAAAGcaacaaataaaagcaatggTGGCCTTAGCTTTGTGTGCGATGGTTATTGAGGGAGGAGGACGAGGGACTTTTGTAATTGTCAGCTGTGTGATCTCGAAGTGGTTTGCCCTCTCTAGGCATGCACTAGGCACATTTCatcccatctctaaaatgaggaaaaattagGGTAGTGCAATCCAAAAATTATAAGGCTCTATGGGGAACCTAAAACCCAGAGAGGTGTGGCCTAGTGTCACATAACCAAGCTCGGGCCCTTCCCAACCTTGGCTCCTGATCACAAATGCTCAGATCTCAAACACGGGATCCATGTAAGGAAGAAACCTAACAAAATGTCTGAGTCTCGAATTTGGCCCAGGAGCCTCCAGTTGACCTCCCATGCATCTCATCACACGTACCTCATTATACTTTTCACTGGCCTCCTGTGAGGTCTGACTTCATCCATCTTATAGTTCCTACCAGTCTTCTCAATGTCCCTTACTTTGCCCAAGAACCTGCCATTAACTCCCACGTCTCCTAGAACACCCTCCTATTTGCAACTTTTCATGGTCAAACTGAAATGCGTACCATTTGCTGAAGGCTCATCTTTCCAGCCCTTTCCCCACTATTCCCCTATATATTCTTTAGCTCCTTACACCCTGCAATTCCCACCTTActgtctttgctcatgctgttttcTCCTCCAGACTGGGGCTTGGGTCAGAGCATTCCTGTTACGTATTTAGGTCTTTCGGAGAACTTAGTCCCAGGaagggaaaactgaagcccagggaTGCCCAAGAATCCCCCGAGATTCCTGAAATAGGACGGATAGGAGACCCCAAAGGTTCAAGACATGCAGGGCCTGTCAGATGCCAGGATGTCATTTACAATATTATCCCCAATTAAAGACCCCATCACTAAATCCCAGCTCcaattccccacccccatccctcagAGGCCACAGACCACAAACACTACAGCCTGGCCAGGTTGAGCAGCCAAATCCTCAGTCCAGGCGTCAGCTACCATGGCCATCCTGACCATTGTCTCCTAAGCGTTAAACtcaccccctctccccagcttctGCCCCGCCTGACCTCTTCCCTACTCTTCTaatctgtctccttccctcccataACAGCACAGACCTGTCCGTCTCTTCCTTGCTCACCTCATCATGGATCCCCAGTGCCCTTTGAAGG
It encodes:
- the CKM gene encoding creatine kinase M-type — translated: MPFGNTHNKFKLNYKPEEEYPDLSKHNNHMAKVLTPDLYKKLRDKETPSGFTLDDVIQTGVDNPGHPFIMTVGCVAGDEESYAVFKDLFDPIIQDRHGGYKPTDKHKTDLNHENLKGGDDLDPNYVLSSRVRTGRSIKGYTLPPHCSRGERRAVEKLSVEALNSLTGEFKGKYYPLKSMTEQEQQQLIDDHFLFDKPVSPLLLASGMARDWPDARGIWHNDNKSFLVWVNEEDHLRVISMEKGGNMKEVFRRFCVGLQKIEEIFKKAGHPFMWNEHLGYVLTCPSNLGTGLRGGVHVKLAQLSKHPKFEEILGRLRLQKRGTGGVDTAAVGSVFDVSNADRLGSSEVEQVQLVVDGVKLMVEMEKKLEKGQSIDDMIPAQK